TTGCTTCTCTTTTTCAAATCCAGCATGTTCTAGGAGATCAACAGATGGTCCAACTTGCTCATGCTGGATGAGTCCATAATTCGCAGGATTGTTAGGATCATAAGCCTCCTTCCACTCCACCATCCTCACAGCCCTATTTAATTTCTGAATAAGCATGAACCTGTCCTTTCCAGTGGCCTCTTTCAGACTGTTCATCAGCTCACCAATAACCCTGTACTCTAATGGAAGTTTGAGATGTTTTTGTTCAAACTTGTCGATTTTATTCATCCATTTGAATGTATCATCAAGTGTTTCTGTAGGCAGAGttaaaaacaaaggtaaaatcTTCCATTTTGTTTCTCTAATCACAAAACCCAGTAGGATAATTCAAGGCTTCAAGTCAAAACCAAGAGAAGACGAACagaatgacaaaaaataaagactgGATGAGGAAATACCTGCTTCAGTGAAGTTTTTGAGCAGCTCTTCATGCCTCTTGAACTTCTTCTCGAACTCATCCACTCGTTTCTTCACCGCATCGGGGGAGAACCGCTCATCATCTTCGCTCTCGGAATCTGTGGGTTCTTCGTACATATCAAGGCCACCAGTATCCTTCAGCTTCTCCTTCTCAAGCTTCTCAATTAGCGGCCCAACACCCATGTAATCCTCTTCGTCCTCATTGTCATCACCAACTTCTATACCagccctcttcttctcctctctctccctttgcttctctctctcaactTCGGCGAGAAGCTCTTGAATCGTTCTCGCTGAAGAGAAGAAACGATGATCCAATGAAGAGCGACCCAGATAGAAATTCGAAATGGTTCTGCCGAAATGATGAATTTGCGCAGGAAAATTTGGAAACGAATAGATTTTTCTACAGAGATTTAACGTAGGCTTAATGGGTTTCTTGTGGAATTGGTTGAGCAAGAAACGAGACCAAACTCCTCGTGATTTGGTTATGGTTCCGGCAGCCATTTGCAGCCGCTGTGAAGCGAATGTAGAGAGAGCTACTGAACGAGATGATTGAAATAAAGAGAGCCCACTTCAAAACATTGACCGTACGAATTACAACTTTAATTCTTTCAAGCTTAAACCCTTACAGGCTTAGACCCTCCTTCTTGGCTGTTCTTGCCAGTGCCATTTTCCTATGCGACTCTAATCCCTGCAGCGCTTCCCACAAATGGATCTCGGATCCGGGTTTGAATAGTGGACAGTGAAACTACTGATTCGGCAAATGATCTGAAACCCGAGAGAGAACCACCATGAGCAGGGGGTTTCAGTGTAAGATTCTCGTAGCCCTAGATGTCTTAAGAAATGGTCAAAAAGTTGCCCAAGTATGCTAACTAAGGGTTAACCATCTTCATATGGGACAGCCACTGATCAGTGCACAATCATGTTTCTTTTCTTAGAGAAAGAAAACGCCACTTGGTTGTGCCAGACACGCCGTCTTTGCGTCTTTACACAGGGGCATGCAAAATAACCGTTGCACCCGTGGTCATGTGTTGAGGCGTAGGGGTGGCGTGTCTGGCACGACCGAATGGTGTTGTTTCTCCCCTTTTATTATTAGAGGTTACCATTGAAAATCATTATGTTTGGGATGTGTTAGAATCATTCTTTGagcttatattttttaaatcttcCTATTGAGAGGATAGTGTATCTCGAGAGGTGATTATGAGGGTTTGATTATCACCTGAAGACAATTGAGAAGCCCTGGAAGTCCAGCGACGAAGAGAAGTCTTTAGTATTAAGTGTAGGTATTATGTCAGaccaaaccactataaaatctGTGTATCTATCTTATCTTTTGTCTTTTGATTCATTACATATTACTTTTATCACTGTTAAAGAAGTTCAAGGTTTTACTTCATATTCAATTTACCTCCTCTTGGGTTGCCACCAGTCCTAACAAATAGGAGATGTTTACATGTATGAAAAATTCAATGGAAATAGTTTTTAGTTAGAGAGTAAGGtatacgctagcactcccatttgtctctctcctcctcaaaacaaggaatcataggtgttttttcatatggggaggagagagatagactcaagggAGTTCTGGTGTCCGTCATACTCCTGGACAGAATTCCTTTCCCCAAAATTCAATTACGATAGGAGATATTTTTGTGCATGTGCACCTTGGATCGGTGGGTGCCCTTGGTAACATACTAAATAAGTGGAAAATTTCAATGACAAATAAAGTTTTGTTACAATGTCTAATATATTGTTAAATTGTTACACAATTATTCTTGATAAtgattataaattttttattttattttttagtttaattttaccACACTTCACTTTAGATTTATTGAAACGACCTATAGAGTATGCTTAAGGTGAAATGATAATTTGACTTAGTTTGACAGTTATAAAGCTTAGAATCCACATTGGGCAAACATTGGAGGTGCTTTTCTTGTTCCCCACCGTTCATTTTCAACTCGGTGGAACTTAATATATACTTGTAGGGGAAGAGATCACTACCTAGGCCTCTAGAGTCGGCACACACATGCTGGTCAATGGAAATGCATGTGTAAGCATCGATCTGGGTAAGACTTGTGCCTTTCCATGGGAAAAGGATGGTACTTTCTAGGCGCAAGAGCCACACTAACTGCGCGACTGGTTAGCAATCTTTTCCCCATACTAGTATTTACATTCATGTATATTATATGCTTTTAGCAGCACTCAACATTAGGAAATATTTCACTTCAGCATCATCGCAATTGCTCCTACACTTACTCTCGCTCTCGAAAATCTTTTCATTCAACCCATCTAACTCTCTAATTAGACTGGAGAAGGGTATATGAGACCATGAACAATAGGGGGTGGGTGTTAATGATGAATTCAAAGTCCAATCATAGCATCACATTCTGTCTTTTCCATGGGTGAAGCCGTGAAGGAACACCTGAAAtggttttacccttttttttttatttttaatggcAAAAAGTTATTAATGCAGAGAGAAACAACCCTAAGCTGGAACTACTAAGTTCACTCACCACCATAATTCAGCTGTGGGGTCCAAGCCCAAACTTTTAAGTACATGCAGTGTTAATCTGTTTgacaaaaaattttttttttttttttttttggtggggggggggggggggtgggtggggtggGTTGGGGTTGTAAAGAATCTGTTTGACATTTCGATCTTAAGTTGTAGAGACTATCCATCATTACCAAATtagatgcaaaaaaaaaaaattcttgattGTTTGGACTCTCAGTATCCAAATGAGCCTTACAGAACCCAACTAATTGGATTTTGGGTCTGGCAAGGTGAATAAGTGAATTACAATGTTAAAGAATGGCTTTTCATATCCTGCAAGGTTTGCTGtgaaagaaaagaacagaacAAGAAGGGTAACAGCACACATAAACATTTCCATAGAATGCTTGACTGTACTCGACCCATTGGATTCAGAAATCAATGTTTTAGCACCTAAATTTGCACAAATACAAACAACCCAAGGCCTCGGAATGTATTGGTATATTTCCATGAACTCgaaaaaattaaaactcaatTAGACTGTCAAACCGATCAACCTGGGATCCGTCTCCTCTCCAGTGCACCTCCTGAGGTCAACATGTGGCCGAGGTGTCATTCAAATGACGAGGATGGATGTGCACAACTGAGCGTGGTGCACATTTGATGGAGAGAAGGAATTCCAGCTCAGATGTGTGCATCCATCCTTGCCATTCGaacagcacctcagccaagtatCAACCTTTGAGggtgcgctggagaggagcccgatccATCAACCTGGACAATAAACCACTGAACTGCATCCTAGATTAAATTCTTTATACACAATACTGTTTGCAATGTAAACTAAATACGAGTATGACAAGGTCATCCTGGAGACAGATTGGAGTGTTTAACTGGACATCCATCCCAGTTCAGTTACAGTTTTGGAAATTGCACATgataccaattttttttctttgttcttttgggtactataaacaataataatttaacaaaaagaaaaagaaagaaacttagcTTTGTCCATAGGTAGGATACATCATTAAACATGGGATCCTCTATTCTCAAAGACAGAGAAAAAAAAGCAGGCCTGTATAATTCAACCTTGCCTTAGATAATTTACTTAAATGGTGGAAAAAGCTGATAATATTTCTCAGCTATAAATTCTCTACTTTTAACCAAAGACGCAGGCATACTTGGGCAGATTCATATTATAAGGTAACAGGATTGAAACAACGTATACTTCATGTAAAGAACCAATTTTCTGGTTACTAAGCACCACCAGCATCTTCTGGAACCAATATATCAAAATCACTTACAGTCCATTCTGCTGTCTGTTCTGTGTGGCTAACATATATTTCTGTACCAACATTAATTGAATACCAGAAACGCCTTGCTGGTTTTGTTCCTGGATCCTGAAAGATAATAATTGGATAACTCAATTTATGAAATGCAAATAACTCAAACATTATTGTGAATAATAACTCAAGGAAACAAGAATATATCAAATCAACAGCAGAAAGTAACAAATAATTTCACTGTTTTTCAGATTAAAGGCAAACACCCAATTGAATATGTGATGCTatatttgtttcctttctccatttttttcccGAACAGAAGTTGTAGGAAAAAATGTATCTGTTCCCTTGTCAAGTGGCTAGGGCTGCGAGGTCATTCTGATGGTCAGATGTCTAGAGTAATACCTAGGTTAgctacatgtcaaatttaataACCATTTTGATCATATAGCCTATTATGTATTGTACTTCTTCCCTTTGTATATTCAGCGGTCAAATTTCAAACTGTACTATAAATTTCAAACATTTATTTCGATAGGTGGAGAAGTCTAATTAGCTGAAagcctgaaacttgacatgtaagtGGAAGAAGTACAAGAATCGCTTTTTTTCTCCACACCCCAaccacacagagagagagagagagaatgcccTGTACAGCTTCTGTGATAAGTCTGAACACTGACTAGGGCAGAAtcgagaggagaaagagagaaggaagagggggGAGAAAGATCTCTATGCCCTACACGATCTGTCTTTAAAAGCGTCCAAGTGCATGAGGCttccgctactgcagggtcagGGAGGGGCCAAAGTccacagccttaccccttgtTTCGCAAGGGatgctgtttccaagttttgaacctgcaaccaacaggttgcaatagtgcaactgTAGCGCCAAGGCTCTCCCACTCTACATGATCGGcctttattaatttaattatcagaACCATATAAAATGATCAGAATACCCCAACTAATAACAATATGATCCATTACTTCTCACCATTACACTAACAACTTTCATGAGACAATGACTTGCAGATGATAATAAAATTTGTTACGTGCATTAGAAAAACAACACCTTATATCTACCCAGTAGAAAGTGTACATGCATAGATACCAACCAATGATTTTTCAGGTGAAAATAACAAATGGGCAATCACATATAGCCCTGGTGATCAGAAAAGTACACATATCATGTGCACAACAGAATAGGTaaactatcaacaaaaaaaatctctataGAATGATACAATAGCTATTCAAATCACCTGGTAGAAGTATAACCGACTGGAGAGAAGCCCGACATCAAGCTCCCAAGTCCTAGAATCCCCAATCCATCCATCTCCCTTCTTTGCAGGATAACCATGCACAGCCCATTCAGGGTGTGGAAGAATTTGCACCAGCTCCTGTGCCTGGGGATTGCTATATGGGTCACAAATATCAAATGGCTTCTCCAAATACTTTGCATTTCCAGGGCTGCAATAGAGATGATAAGCGGAATATGGGAACCGGGATGTATCATTTCTGTAAATCTTCTCTCCACTTTGGCTAATGTGGTATGGTGGACAGGATGCAAGGCTGTTAGGGCGGCACCAGCTTGTTGTTTCTGGGTTTATTATCATCTCACTGTATCTAGTTACATCAGTCAGAACATCACCATCACATGGATCACCATTGTTCTTCCAGCAACTTCCTATGTCAAGGAGATAAAATTGGCTATTGGATCCCCCTCCTTGTTTAACATCGAGTGTTAATCTAACCTTAAAGTTTAGAGACTCTGGCAGCTGAAAGAACAGTTACTGTCAATTAAGAAAGACATCATTATAGAATCAAACAAGAGTATGAAAGAATTTAAAAATGTATATCCAGGAAGAATACCTTTTTAATGATCCCACGACCATTGTAGTGATAACCACCATTGAATCCTTTCGTTGCATCAGCACGAAGATACAACATAAGCCATGGATATTTGGAAGATGTTGTTAATCTGTGTTTGAAAATCCAACTTCCTGAGCTCAAATTCTTATCCCATGACACTGAGAAGTATGAATTTTTCCCCACACCCTTGCTCAAATTGGCATCAAGATCATATGTCCCATAAAAGCCTCCAGTCAAAAATTCCATTTGATTACCAGAAGAAACAGCCTTTGACTGATTGTGGTACACAAGTGGCTGATTCATACACCCCTCGCCAAAACAGGGAAACTTTCTGTCTGTGATAATTGGACTTACTTTCTTGCCATTTTCAGGACATAGTGCAGTCTTGGTATCAAAGTTCCCATTCTTGAGCATAATCATCCAAAAGTGCCAAGGGTCTCCTGAATCCTGTACCTCACAAAGGTAAGCAAGGTATTGCTCCTTTACCACAGCATACAGGTCAGGGTTGTTGTATGTTATGAATTCAGCAATGGGAAACTTATCACCAGCTCCTAATCTATTGTCTGATTCCTTCACCTTATGATGTGCTTCACATTTGCTTCCTTTAGCATGAATGTGATTACCCAAAGAATCTGACAACaaaattagaattaaaaaaGGGGTATGGAGAAACTTAACTCTTTAGATAGCGACTAAATTTTTCACATAGTTCATTACATATTGACATGTTTTGTTAATACGTTCAGCATATCTTAATTCTTACAAAATCCTGATCTGAGTGCAGAGCAGCATTCTTCATGATGACATGAAGTGAATTGCATAAGAAACTCAGTAAAGACTGGACCAAGATGAAGACCTTTTGAGTTGCACGACCCCAAAAGTGAGCATTCATGTTGTCTAAAAGACCAAAAGCATAACTaaacattcattttttttataatacatAACTAAACATTCATGTTATCTCGAActgaattttatttgaaatggttttaaaaatatCATTAGTATGGCATCAAAAGTGTTGCAAAAAATGATCCTAAAGTGTGGATTAGTATATTCTGTAATGACATGAAGTGATTTCATAAGGACTGAATTGATGATGCATCAAACGTAAAGAACTTTTGGGTTTTACCCCAAcgtttaaaaaattggaatcggatCAGATCGGCCGTGACCAATCCTGATTCTGGACATTCCAATCCAGCCAATTCGAGGTTTTCTCACAGGATCACTGGGTCTTCAGGTGAGAGGTGCTGATTATAGGGTTTTTGAGACCGATTCCGATCCGATTGGCAGTGACCGATTCAATCTCCCAATTTTCATAACCCTGGTTTTACTACCCAAACAGAAAACATAAATGTTCTCCAAAATCCCACTTAGGAAAGTAATGACAGAAATGGAAACCAAAATGGGAAACCTATGGCATTCAAAAGACAATAAGATGTAaaacaacccaaaaccaaatACAATTCTTACAACATATCACTAAAACTCCAGAATCTCTGGCAGTACCAAGATATCACCTAATGACTCTTTGAATTTAAATGAGCAGCTGCCGTGATCTATAACATTTAAGAATgacaatcaaattcaaatccagaataaaaaagaaaattatcatACATAAGAACCTGAACCAACAACAATGAACTAGTTTTCATGGATTTCTGTCATAATCAAATTCAACTCTCTACTTCGGAGCTACATTTGCCACTTCAAACTGTAGACAGAGCTCATTAAGCTGAGCGACCTCCAATCAAGGACTGAAGAATACTAACCTTTGATCAATGGACAGTATAAGTCTGCACAATCCGCCAACCTAGGGCTCCCCATGTCAGGCGCTTCCTGTCCAACTTCATTGCAGAAATTCCAAGCCTCCAACCCAACTCTAACATTTGCGTTCTTCATCCCAGGGTCTCCAATTACAGAGACATATCCATCTGATGCCATTGATTTACTAATGAAAGAAGCAGAAATGAAATAATAGATTGCAATAAACGAAGAACCAAAGAGAAAATCCATTCCACAAATATGAGAAATGAATTGGGTCTTATTCCCTATATGAAATTTGGAATTCATCTATGGATGCTTAGATTCATGGAAGTGAATCTGACCCTATTTCTCGTTCTTCCTCGGAAGACAGAAGATGGGTTTATTAGGAAAGTACACATGGATTGCACTAGCACAAGTATATAGGGAAAGTACAAAAAATAGACTGAACAAATGAAGATAAGGGATCATTTTCAGAGACAATTTTGTTTGATACACAaaactggaactgaatttgtttgtttgttttcttttcctttttttaatgattttagcAGAATCTACTGTACAATTGTTGCCCTTCCCGTAAAATGAAAGAGTAAGACACACTTGCTTTGAAGCCAAGTTTTGTTTTGGACCTTCTGGCTTCTGGCAGATTGGTATTCGGTAGGCAGGAACTTGCAGAATTGCAGGGATGAAACAAGGGTAAAACTGGGAATTCAGAACTCATAAGACATCACCGACACAGTCCCAAAGTTTCCGGCCTTGGGCTGGGTTTTTTCAGCCTGTGGTGCCGTGCTCGAGGATCGGGTCCAAAAACATAGCTCCAAGGTCGGGGCTGGCTGGACTTCTGGCTTAAGGCCTCAGGGGCTACACCTGGCTTGCGAAAAGCCCACCTGAAAATTATGTATGCAggataattttgttttttatttctttatttttggtggTAATGAGGATAAATTTGGTGTATTAAGGGTACATATAgaaagggttctctgagcaagcggcatagaaAAGTGGAGAACACACATTCCACCCAATCGCCAATCCCGTCTTTTATCTATGTTTTCTTATTCCAACAATGTCAATCGACAGGGAGGAATCCACTCTATAATCCATGCCGATCTGGGAGAGGGAAATGGAAAACACGGATAGACGAGTCTTTCTTCTCCCTGAACATAGGATCATTGGTTGAGAGTTCAGACTTTCCAGTTGATAGAGGAGTGATTGCAAGAGATACAGGAAAAAAGATAGATGGCGCATAGATTGACTTATTGCTGCCTTTGACTAAGGAAAGGAGGAGAGCAGATTGAATCAAGACACGATCGATTGAGATAGAAGGGAAGCGCTAGAGATAGCAGGAAGATAGCATTAACcaagcagtgtgttcgggcagggggttaggtcatcatttccgTCCCTTATGAGAAGAACCGAACAaccgtaccgggcagggaacctgaaaGGATAATGATCCTGGTAATTGTCCCTTTCTTAAATGTTAAGAAAGACATCTACACTCTTGGTCTTTGGCCTAGTGATATGGTATTGCCTGGTTGAAGGCATGCCCGAGGTTTGGTCACTTGATCAAATCTTCACAAGTGCACCATGGCTTGCCATGCACCACTAGCTAGCTACCCTATCCCTTGGGTCCACTAGGCGCCCACTCCCTCTCCGGGCCACCATAGTGGTGAGCACACTtggcacaaaaaaaaagaaaaaaaaggacatTTGAGTAGACCAACAAGATATGATCCCACCACATTGCATCTTCACTGACACATGGGTAGACTTTTCtaaaaaatggagagagagagtaacctgtacatatgttattccttatcttcttcatgtttcacattctctctcttgtAGCTGTGattgtagaattagggttttaaatccTTAGTGAGTATTGAGAGAGATTTTTACTACTAGTCTTGTGCAAGGGTTATCCGAGAAGTAGTTGATCGTTCTTATGGCTAATCGCTTGCTCAAGTGTTGTAATCCTTCGGAGAGTCTATGCTTGTAGACTAACAAGTAACATAAATTTCTCTTATGTGATTGGTTGAATACTCTAATGATAAATGAGGCACAATTCTAGGAATCAAATTTAATTTTCACACCTATTTCCATTAGGGCCATAAgtgaatatttttcttttctttatagtTATAACCAACTCTTTTAAAAGAAATTTGGtgatttattttctaaaattaatCAGGGATAGCAAGGTAATTTTCCAACATAGAAGAGATTTACCTATTTTACAAAGGAACTAGGTTAGACACATGGGAGAAggcaaaataattttttaaggaaatgcattctctatccgggagtgtgaaCCCGCCAATGCAAGGGCCAATAGGAGTGCGcatggaagcatcaataggggcaagatttctacctttcatgggggcatgacagtcattttgccccatcTTATGTCTGGACACAAGGGCTACACTCCTGGACAGactccttttttccttttatttttttaatataaatctcCTTTAAAATCCATCACCACTTGTTATAAAATCGTTCAAAAAAGTCAATtatgttaaaaaaaagaagaaaaccacagAGAAACTTCACTACTTAACAAGGATAAAAAGTCACACCACATGGAAAAAATAATAGTTGGTGATAGAAActtttattgcattaaaaaccGAAAAGATTCATTGCTTTAGATATGCTATAACATGTCCAGCAGAAAAATTGAGAAATATGATCATATAGCATTCTCAACTTGCATCCaaacatatataaaaagaaaagtacTGCATTTAACCATTTCTTGATATCTACAAATCACAGCTATGGAGaacttgacttttttttttgtcctttacTTTTCAGCAAGGTGTGATGGTAGGGATAACACCACTATCAAGATCACCGCCTGAAACATCAAATGAGACATGTTTTGGTACCGAGGCTGATGAAGATGGTGGTGTCAAACTTTCAGAATGAGTTGTTGAGGATTCTGGCAAAATGATATCAGACTCTGAAGTCATAATAGAAAGTATGTTCTCTAGCTCCTTAACAACATCTGACATTGAAGGTCGCGCATCGTTTTTATCTTGGCAACACCGGAGAGCCAAAGCCAAGAACTTTTCGGCGCATTCAAAGGGATAAGAGCCCATCCGGTTGTCTATGATTGAGAACACTTTACCAGATTGGTATGCCATGTTCACCTAAAATCAATGATACAAAGAGTATGTAACTGTATTTTGTGcataaagaatacagggggaAAATAAGATCACATGAAGTATGTTTTCCGTGTTTTCAGTGTACATATGGCCCAGACTCTAAGTTAATGAAATTGTTCAATTGGAATGTAAACTCtcaatatctaaaaaaataattataagcTTCCTAGTCTGTCTTATAAATCTGGAGCACCAATTACACATTTTTCCACTTGCTTTTTGGGTCACAGCTACTCTTTCATTTGATGAGATTGTAGTACTACAGTCTTTTCTTTATAGCCCATGGATCAAGTGTCGTACTGGTCTCAAATGTTCAAATTACTCCAAAGGAGGAGCATCCTATGTGTTGGATGAAAGGGAAAGTTTAAATAAAGctacaaaataataatattcgTGCGGTACACAATTTACTATTTTCTATGTACAGATTCAGGAGTCTTGGTGCAAACACTTCAAAGGTTATAAATAATGGTGAATTTTTCCTCTTTCATTTCAGTGATTAGGTAGGGAAACATACATGTTATCCATAAAATGAAATGCTTCTGGATTACAGTAGAAGGAAGCAAGAAGTACCTCACGAACGATGTTTTTACCATGTGCTATTGCTTTCATCCCTGTCCAGAGTTCAAGAAATACAACGCCAAGGCTATAGACATCACTCTTAGCCGTTAACTTACAGGTCAAGAAGTATTCCGGATCGAGGTAGCCCTGCATCAAAGATAATGCATTAGGGATTACATGGGCAGTATTGTCCAACTAATATAATCATACCCAACCATATGCTGGATGGCAAATAGTATTTCCACAGGCAAAAATTATAGGAATTTTTACTGTCAGTATCAACAGAAGCTTCTACTTCAATTTTATCAAAACAATCATGATGTCAACCTTCTACTGCTTTCGGCAACCATCCCCCTATGTTGGacgacaaatttttttttaaaaccaaccAAAGAAACTAGTACATAAAGCAGCAACTTGTATAATGTAACaaagtaaaacaaagaaaaccagtaaagaggaagaagatgatggagagGAAAAGAGATAGTCGattggaagaaggagaaatactTCTAATCGGCAGGTCCGTCTTGTATATATAAACACTAAAATATAGACAACTACAATAAACCCCCCAAAATaagaaacaataaataaaatataccACTTACGTAACATACTAGACAGAAAACAGTAATAACACTTatctcttaacactccccctcaaactagagcatagaaacaaaaaaaaccccttaCGTAATACACTACAGAAAACAGTAATAATACTCatctcttaacactccccctcaaactggAGCACAGaaatcacccatgcccagcttgtaaCACCCTTGAAGAAACATATTTCGAAATAAGGCCTTGGTAAACAATCACCAAGTTGATCAGCAGAACTAACCAAGGGAGTAAACACCCCTTACTTAACACACTATACAAAAAAGAAGTAATAACACTTATCTCTCTTcactccccctcaaactggAGCACCGAAATCACCAATACCCAGCTTGTAACACCCTTGAAGAAACATATTTCAAATTAAGACCTTGATAAACAAATCACCAAGTTGATCAGCAGAACTAGCCAAGGGAGTAGAGATCAATTTCTGTAACACGGATCTCgaacaaaatggaaatcaacttcaatatgcttggttcgtTCGTGGAAGACTGATTACTAGCAATGTAAATAGTAGTCTGATTATCATAGTACATATCGATAGGCTTATCCACAGGAAAACCAAGTTTCTGAATAAGAAATTTAACCACATTAATTAAGCAACAATATGTGCCATGGCCCTATACTCAGTCTCAGCACTAGACCAGGCTACTGTAatctgtttcttactcttccaagtgacaagattaccATCAACAAACCTACAATACACTATAGTAGACCTCTGATCAACATCAGCACCAGCCCAACCAGCATCAAAATAACCAACAATATCAATATGAGCATGATGTCTATGAATAAGACCTTTCCCTGCAGCCCGCCCTTTAAGATACCTCAAGATACTGTACTGCTTGCCAATGAGCCTActtaatcttctccatgaacTGACTGATGACACCAACTGCAAAGGAAATATTAGGCATGGTAACAGTAAGATAGATA
The nucleotide sequence above comes from Telopea speciosissima isolate NSW1024214 ecotype Mountain lineage chromosome 3, Tspe_v1, whole genome shotgun sequence. Encoded proteins:
- the LOC122654342 gene encoding uncharacterized protein LOC122654342, translated to MAAGTITKSRGVWSRFLLNQFHKKPIKPTLNLCRKIYSFPNFPAQIHHFGRTISNFYLGRSSLDHRFFSSARTIQELLAEVEREKQREREEKKRAGIEVGDDNEDEEDYMGVGPLIEKLEKEKLKDTGGLDMYEEPTDSESEDDERFSPDAVKKRVDEFEKKFKRHEELLKNFTEAETLDDTFKWMNKIDKFEQKHLKLPLEYRVIGELMNSLKEATGKDRFMLIQKLNRAVRMVEWKEAYDPNNPANYGLIQHEQVGPSVDLLEHAGFEKEKQIIQGAGMDSDDDEDFSDIKDKDDALLEKLNAIDKKLEEKLADLDHTFGKKGKVLEEQIKDLAEERNALTEKKRRPLYRKGFDVKLIDVNRTCKVTKGGQVVKYTAMLACGNYHGVVGFAKAKGPAVPIALQKAYEKCFQNLHYVERYEEHTIAHAVQTKYKKTKIYLWPAPTRTGMKASRTVETILNLAGFKNVKSKVIGSRNPHNTVKALFKALNAIETPKDVQEKFGRTVVESYLL
- the LOC122654341 gene encoding uncharacterized protein LOC122654341 encodes the protein MNSKFHIGNKTQFISHICGMDFLFGSSFIAIYYFISASFISKSMASDGYVSVIGDPGMKNANVRVGLEAWNFCNEVGQEAPDMGSPRLADCADLYCPLIKDSLGNHIHAKGSKCEAHHKVKESDNRLGAGDKFPIAEFITYNNPDLYAVVKEQYLAYLCEVQDSGDPWHFWMIMLKNGNFDTKTALCPENGKKVSPIITDRKFPCFGEGCMNQPLVYHNQSKAVSSGNQMEFLTGGFYGTYDLDANLSKGVGKNSYFSVSWDKNLSSGSWIFKHRLTTSSKYPWLMLYLRADATKGFNGGYHYNGRGIIKKLPESLNFKVRLTLDVKQGGGSNSQFYLLDIGSCWKNNGDPCDGDVLTDVTRYSEMIINPETTSWCRPNSLASCPPYHISQSGEKIYRNDTSRFPYSAYHLYCSPGNAKYLEKPFDICDPYSNPQAQELVQILPHPEWAVHGYPAKKGDGWIGDSRTWELDVGLLSSRLYFYQDPGTKPARRFWYSINVGTEIYVSHTEQTAEWTVSDFDILVPEDAGGA